The following coding sequences are from one Prochlorococcus sp. MIT 1314 window:
- a CDS encoding glycosyltransferase family 4 protein — protein MVHIAWLGKKSPFCGNVSYGNATTEKLKARGHKISFIHFDNPSISNSSKPLFLANDPEVSLPYLIKSQVYTIPSPRAEKELRLSLKKLKPDIVHASLTLSPLDFRLPEICNEVNVPLIGTFHPAFDANNRNLTASTQQLTYQLYAPSLSKFDKIVVFSEPQKNVLEKFGVPKEKQIIIPNGVDENIWEPFCERNKKYDEVKNKLGNARIFLYMGRIASEKNIESLLRSWRQTKKNNCKLVIVGDGPMKSTLENSFSNISKEQLIWWGAELDLETRVAIMQIAEVFFLPSLVEGLSLSLLEAMSTGTACVATDAGADGEVLDNGAGIVISTDNVAEQLKTIIPILVEHPSFTKDLGKKARERVLERYTISKNINSLEKAYMNLRNNCKN, from the coding sequence TTGGTTCATATTGCGTGGCTGGGTAAAAAATCTCCATTCTGTGGGAATGTATCTTATGGTAATGCAACTACGGAAAAATTAAAGGCCAGAGGACATAAAATTAGTTTTATTCATTTCGATAATCCATCTATTTCAAATTCATCAAAACCATTATTTCTGGCAAATGATCCTGAAGTAAGTCTCCCATATTTAATCAAGTCCCAAGTTTATACTATACCTTCTCCAAGAGCAGAAAAAGAGCTACGATTATCACTGAAAAAATTAAAACCAGATATCGTACATGCTAGTCTAACTTTATCTCCTTTAGATTTTAGACTCCCAGAGATTTGTAATGAAGTTAATGTCCCACTTATAGGAACATTTCACCCAGCATTCGACGCTAATAATAGAAATTTAACTGCAAGCACTCAACAACTAACATATCAACTATATGCTCCATCTCTATCCAAGTTCGACAAAATAGTCGTTTTCTCAGAACCTCAGAAAAATGTTCTTGAGAAATTTGGAGTACCAAAAGAAAAACAAATAATTATCCCAAACGGAGTTGATGAAAATATTTGGGAACCTTTTTGCGAAAGAAACAAAAAATATGATGAGGTAAAAAATAAGCTTGGCAATGCAAGAATCTTTTTATATATGGGAAGGATTGCAAGTGAGAAAAATATCGAATCACTTTTACGTTCTTGGCGCCAAACAAAAAAAAATAATTGCAAATTAGTTATTGTTGGAGATGGACCAATGAAGTCAACACTTGAAAATAGTTTTTCTAACATTAGTAAAGAGCAATTAATTTGGTGGGGTGCCGAATTAGATTTAGAAACTAGAGTAGCGATAATGCAAATAGCAGAAGTATTTTTCTTACCAAGCTTAGTAGAGGGTTTGTCATTATCACTTCTAGAGGCAATGTCTACTGGTACTGCATGCGTAGCAACAGATGCTGGTGCTGATGGTGAAGTTTTGGATAATGGAGCAGGAATAGTAATTTCAACTGATAATGTGGCTGAACAACTAAAAACTATAATCCCAATTCTGGTAGAACACCCTTCATTCACAAAAGATCTTGGGAAGAAAGCTAGAGAGAGAGTACTTGAAAGGTATACAATTTCTAAAAATATAAATTCGCTTGAGAAAGCTTATATGAACTTAAGAAATAATTGCAAAAACTAA
- the lipB gene encoding lipoyl(octanoyl) transferase LipB: MVNRTAIIKQPDKISSFNDVYKLQKEYQEELILDNSNPDFIWIGEHQLCYTLGRGSNYDNLLFSLNNHNYDVYKIDRGGEVTCHMPGQLVTYLVLDLKNFNKDLNWYLRKIEEIIIKILGTFNIDCHSRKGFTGVWIGNKKIASIGIGCKRWITINGFSINIDCELENFNKIVPCGIENCLMANMIDYNKNLNIQEVKIIVKKIIQEEFNFDFVSK, encoded by the coding sequence ATGGTTAATAGAACAGCAATAATTAAACAACCTGATAAGATTTCTTCTTTTAATGATGTTTATAAATTACAAAAAGAATATCAGGAGGAATTGATTTTAGATAACTCTAACCCTGATTTTATTTGGATAGGGGAGCATCAACTCTGTTATACGTTGGGTAGAGGATCTAATTACGATAATTTATTATTTTCTCTGAATAATCATAATTATGATGTTTATAAGATTGATAGAGGTGGTGAGGTTACTTGCCATATGCCAGGACAATTAGTAACTTACTTGGTTTTAGATTTGAAAAATTTTAATAAAGATTTAAATTGGTATTTAAGAAAAATTGAAGAAATTATTATTAAAATTCTTGGGACTTTTAATATAGATTGTCATTCTAGAAAAGGGTTTACTGGTGTTTGGATAGGAAATAAGAAAATTGCTTCAATTGGAATTGGATGTAAAAGATGGATTACGATAAATGGATTTTCAATTAATATTGACTGCGAATTAGAAAACTTTAATAAAATTGTTCCCTGCGGAATAGAAAATTGTCTGATGGCAAATATGATTGATTACAACAAAAATTTAAATATTCAAGAAGTCAAGATAATTGTTAAAAAAATCATTCAAGAAGAATTTAATTTTGATTTTGTATCAAAATAG
- the proC gene encoding pyrroline-5-carboxylate reductase, whose amino-acid sequence MTHKIAIIGFGNIAKAIITPLLDKKLIKPENVYCVVNSKKSLEHIKENYKYNINIFDSSSKDSKIVWDCKVKLLSVKPQHLKDIAEADNIKTKDNLLVSILAGVSINRLTQKFPNHKCVRVVTNIPITVGKGLTGIAWGEKITKDQKQFTKELFQNTSKIYEFTEDSLDIFLALTSSGPAIIALIIEALSDGGLSGGLPKMLSEELVMEMILGTISLIKEEKLTTSDVKNLVTSPGGTTISALRVLEKKSIRSALIESIVSARNRSKDFS is encoded by the coding sequence GTGACTCATAAAATTGCGATTATTGGTTTTGGAAATATTGCAAAAGCTATAATTACACCTTTATTAGATAAAAAATTAATTAAGCCAGAAAACGTTTATTGTGTTGTAAATTCAAAGAAAAGTTTAGAACATATAAAAGAAAATTATAAATATAATATAAATATTTTTGATTCAAGTTCTAAAGACTCAAAAATAGTTTGGGATTGTAAAGTTAAACTTCTTTCAGTCAAACCCCAGCATCTTAAAGATATTGCTGAGGCAGATAATATAAAAACCAAGGACAATTTATTAGTTTCAATTCTTGCGGGAGTTTCAATAAATCGACTTACTCAAAAATTTCCAAACCATAAATGTGTGAGAGTTGTTACGAATATTCCAATAACTGTAGGAAAGGGTTTAACAGGAATTGCATGGGGTGAAAAAATCACAAAAGATCAGAAACAATTTACAAAAGAATTATTTCAAAATACTAGTAAGATTTATGAATTTACTGAAGATTCCCTTGATATATTTTTAGCTTTAACTTCATCAGGTCCTGCAATTATTGCTTTAATTATAGAAGCACTAAGTGATGGTGGTTTGAGTGGTGGATTACCAAAAATGCTTTCTGAAGAACTTGTTATGGAGATGATACTAGGAACTATCAGTCTAATAAAAGAAGAAAAACTAACTACTTCTGATGTTAAAAATTTAGTAACCTCTCCAGGCGGAACTACTATTTCTGCTTTAAGGGTTTTAGAGAAAAAGAGTATAAGGTCGGCATTAATTGAATCAATAGTTTCGGCTAGAAATCGAAGTAAAGATTTTAGTTAG
- the hpf gene encoding ribosome hibernation-promoting factor, HPF/YfiA family — translation MRILIHGKNLELTGALKQYTEAKIEKATHHYKDIVKEADIHLSIEKNPRVSFQTAEVTIFANGTVIRAEEKTENLYSSIDLVSNKLCRKLRKYKERKNKTAHNNQFKNKESFPIESKESGLLEKALFKKGIETSLPEPSIKNKYFEMNPISSEEARKQLDLIDHDFYVFRNKKNNELQVIYKRNHGGYGLIQSK, via the coding sequence ATGAGAATTTTAATCCATGGGAAAAATCTTGAGCTCACTGGAGCATTAAAACAATATACTGAAGCAAAGATAGAAAAAGCCACACATCACTATAAGGATATCGTTAAAGAAGCCGACATACACCTTTCAATAGAAAAGAATCCAAGAGTCTCGTTCCAAACTGCAGAAGTTACAATTTTTGCAAATGGTACAGTAATTCGGGCTGAAGAAAAAACTGAAAATCTATACTCAAGCATTGATCTAGTTTCAAATAAACTTTGTAGAAAATTACGTAAATACAAAGAAAGAAAGAATAAAACAGCCCATAATAATCAATTTAAAAATAAAGAATCTTTCCCAATTGAAAGTAAGGAATCAGGACTTTTAGAAAAAGCTTTATTTAAAAAAGGCATAGAAACAAGTCTGCCTGAGCCATCTATAAAAAATAAATACTTTGAAATGAATCCAATTTCATCAGAAGAAGCAAGAAAACAATTAGATCTAATTGATCATGATTTTTATGTTTTTAGAAATAAAAAAAATAATGAACTTCAAGTTATATATAAGAGGAATCATGGAGGTTATGGACTGATTCAATCTAAATAA
- a CDS encoding YlqD family protein, with product METKNSISIKRSIAIKAVVTPTWKEDAEKELSKAISNIDQQLSQLEQEGQQIVNNIRSQSVNPLDPRVQEQVSQVQQQVAAKRNEIEEQKRNLLQQQSQVRELKMDEIVDQGQVDSFCDVTVGDNLIEKMQVSITVKDGVIQSIDNN from the coding sequence ATGGAAACAAAAAACTCAATATCTATAAAGCGCTCAATAGCTATTAAAGCTGTAGTTACACCAACTTGGAAGGAAGATGCTGAAAAAGAATTAAGTAAAGCAATTTCAAACATTGACCAGCAATTATCTCAACTTGAGCAGGAGGGGCAGCAAATAGTAAATAATATTAGATCCCAATCGGTTAATCCTCTAGATCCAAGAGTTCAAGAACAGGTTAGTCAGGTCCAACAACAAGTTGCAGCAAAACGAAATGAAATTGAAGAACAAAAAAGAAATCTACTTCAACAACAGAGTCAAGTTCGCGAATTAAAAATGGACGAAATTGTTGATCAAGGACAAGTAGATAGTTTCTGTGATGTCACTGTGGGCGACAATCTTATTGAAAAAATGCAAGTCTCAATTACTGTTAAAGATGGAGTTATTCAATCTATAGATAATAATTAA
- a CDS encoding YggS family pyridoxal phosphate-dependent enzyme: MNPSNYLKIKNKIPSNVNILAVSKGFKSQEIKTIQNIGQNDFGESKFQEAFEKQLILKDLKQIRWHFIGRIQSNKVRKIVKNFKYIHSVDSFEKLQKISNISFEEKKNPLIMLQVKFSNDPTKGGFNPELLILKWREIKELKNITITGLMTINPKGLSSKEKLALFKKCRSLADSLQLPDCSMGMSGDWEEAIDAGSTWLRLGSLIFGDRS; this comes from the coding sequence GTGAACCCTTCAAATTATTTAAAAATAAAAAATAAAATCCCATCAAATGTAAATATTCTTGCAGTAAGTAAAGGATTTAAAAGTCAAGAAATCAAGACTATTCAAAATATAGGTCAGAATGATTTTGGTGAGAGTAAGTTTCAAGAGGCTTTTGAGAAGCAATTAATCCTAAAAGATCTTAAACAAATAAGATGGCACTTTATTGGACGAATACAAAGTAATAAGGTTAGAAAGATAGTGAAAAATTTTAAATATATTCATTCAGTAGATTCATTTGAAAAGTTGCAAAAAATTTCTAATATTTCATTTGAAGAGAAGAAAAATCCATTAATAATGCTGCAGGTTAAGTTTAGTAATGACCCTACTAAAGGAGGTTTTAATCCTGAACTTTTAATATTGAAATGGAGAGAAATTAAAGAATTGAAAAATATCACAATAACCGGTTTGATGACTATTAATCCTAAAGGACTTAGCTCTAAAGAAAAATTAGCATTGTTTAAAAAATGTCGCTCTCTAGCGGATTCACTTCAACTGCCAGATTGTTCAATGGGAATGTCAGGGGATTGGGAGGAAGCTATTGACGCTGGATCCACTTGGTTAAGATTAGGATCTTTAATTTTTGGAGATAGATCTTAA
- the recO gene encoding DNA repair protein RecO: protein MSGSGECRLEGLCIKASPLGENDRLITILTDEQGIIRLAVPGARRPKSSLAAATPLTYLSLQIFGKRNLKSVRQLKILKSYSGLGKNIECLAAAQAITELTFLLVGNNDRQQNYLSCVLAHLDRISLYEESKEEDIKILSMSIQSLIHLLAIGGINLPIHHCCKTGAPIIPPLGNWEWSCYFLPNEGFSSIEDPQSNLKINSSEVALLQRLLFPELPIKSNGELLGPKKVWLKILFIIETWISAQLEKDLSSLKILRELYS from the coding sequence ATGTCTGGTTCTGGTGAGTGCAGACTAGAAGGTCTCTGTATTAAAGCTTCTCCATTAGGAGAAAACGATAGATTAATAACTATTCTTACCGACGAGCAAGGAATTATTCGATTAGCTGTACCTGGTGCTCGACGACCAAAAAGTAGTCTTGCCGCCGCTACTCCTTTAACATATTTAAGTTTGCAGATTTTTGGCAAAAGAAATCTTAAGTCTGTACGTCAACTTAAAATATTAAAAAGCTATTCTGGTTTGGGGAAAAATATTGAATGCCTTGCAGCTGCACAGGCAATAACTGAATTAACATTTTTATTAGTAGGAAATAATGACCGGCAACAAAACTATTTATCTTGTGTTCTTGCTCATTTAGATAGGATTTCTTTATATGAGGAATCTAAAGAAGAAGATATTAAAATACTTTCGATGAGTATTCAATCATTAATTCATCTATTAGCTATCGGGGGGATTAATTTACCAATTCATCACTGCTGTAAAACAGGCGCTCCTATTATTCCGCCTTTAGGAAATTGGGAATGGAGTTGTTATTTTTTGCCAAATGAAGGCTTTTCATCTATCGAAGATCCTCAAAGTAACCTTAAAATAAATTCATCTGAAGTCGCCTTATTACAGAGACTGCTTTTTCCAGAATTACCAATAAAATCCAATGGGGAATTATTAGGGCCTAAAAAAGTTTGGCTTAAAATATTATTTATTATTGAAACTTGGATATCTGCTCAATTAGAGAAAGATCTATCTTCACTAAAAATCCTGAGAGAATTATATAGTTAG
- a CDS encoding PII-interacting protein PipX family protein, with product MSSERYLNHPTFGMLYQVSPGNDGRDIYATLYAQKMFFLVEIKQREVIFEVIPYLDARNQAEVNLQKARRKGSEDLSKWENLFKQTFL from the coding sequence TTGAGTTCCGAGCGTTATTTAAATCATCCAACATTTGGTATGTTGTACCAAGTCTCTCCTGGAAATGATGGAAGAGATATTTATGCAACCTTATATGCACAAAAAATGTTTTTTTTGGTGGAAATCAAACAGAGAGAAGTTATCTTTGAAGTTATACCTTATTTAGATGCCCGTAATCAGGCCGAAGTAAATCTTCAAAAAGCTAGAAGAAAAGGATCTGAAGATCTATCTAAATGGGAAAATTTATTCAAACAAACTTTCCTTTAA
- a CDS encoding energy-coupling factor transporter transmembrane component T, protein MNLLTKFSVGQYVHGNSSWLRIIDSRLKIIMVMIFLITPIWAGPIWRLSLVGFLLLITFLSLLPSRVWWRSLFFLSCLSILIGCISILASSDIQSLDGYLRNPNELQVVLESQKEWNILQIPSQKIWFINFGPYNLSRKAFELGIKTSTLIFTVIHSVNLMLLTTLQEDIVWGLSWFMYPLRKIGLPTSKWLFQLLIALRFIPLVQEEFQNIIKSVSVRSINLRSLGLKKSFNVLLILVERLFQNIFLRIDQGAESLLSKKEIIIKTNRFRTFYPSKSISVIVNTLSICFVCIAIFLRKQYGAL, encoded by the coding sequence ATGAATTTGCTTACCAAATTTTCTGTTGGTCAATACGTTCATGGTAATAGCAGTTGGCTAAGAATTATAGATAGTAGATTAAAAATAATTATGGTAATGATATTTTTAATCACTCCAATTTGGGCAGGTCCAATATGGAGATTGAGTTTAGTGGGTTTTTTACTATTAATTACTTTTTTAAGTTTATTGCCATCTAGAGTATGGTGGCGATCATTATTTTTTCTCTCATGTTTGTCAATATTAATTGGATGTATATCAATACTTGCCTCGTCTGATATTCAATCTCTTGATGGCTACTTAAGAAATCCCAATGAGTTGCAAGTAGTACTGGAAAGCCAAAAAGAATGGAATATTTTGCAAATTCCTTCGCAGAAGATATGGTTTATTAATTTTGGTCCCTACAACTTATCAAGAAAAGCTTTTGAATTAGGAATAAAAACCTCAACCTTGATTTTTACCGTTATTCATAGTGTTAATTTGATGCTTTTAACCACATTGCAAGAAGACATTGTATGGGGATTAAGTTGGTTTATGTATCCATTAAGAAAGATTGGATTGCCTACTAGTAAGTGGCTTTTTCAGTTGTTAATTGCATTACGTTTTATTCCTCTAGTGCAGGAAGAATTTCAAAATATCATTAAATCAGTGTCAGTTAGATCAATAAATTTGCGAAGTTTAGGACTAAAGAAATCCTTTAATGTTTTATTAATCTTAGTGGAAAGGTTATTTCAAAATATATTCCTGAGAATTGATCAAGGCGCAGAATCATTGCTTTCTAAGAAAGAAATTATTATAAAAACTAATAGATTTAGAACTTTTTATCCTTCTAAATCTATTAGTGTAATTGTTAATACATTATCGATATGTTTTGTTTGCATAGCAATTTTTCTTAGAAAACAGTATGGTGCATTATAA
- a CDS encoding cell division protein SepF, with protein sequence MSLISKLKAVVAGDEYLDDDFDELDYASEDELNDINDFKQNQRNSNALASSNPFDFMNNNRSSKVVGMPGISNSSSEVSLMEPRSFDEMPQAIQSLRERKTVILNLTMMDPDQAQRAVDFIAGGTYAIDGHQERVGESIFLFAPSCVNVTSSSPEEASPSNVSTNNTSQYSLEKNTAPEPAWGNSKLSAYS encoded by the coding sequence GTGTCACTTATTTCTAAATTAAAGGCAGTTGTTGCAGGGGATGAGTATCTCGATGATGATTTTGATGAGTTGGATTATGCATCAGAGGATGAATTAAATGATATTAATGATTTCAAACAAAATCAAAGAAATTCTAATGCCCTAGCAAGTTCAAATCCATTCGATTTTATGAATAACAACAGATCATCAAAAGTAGTTGGAATGCCAGGGATCTCCAATTCATCTTCAGAAGTAAGCTTAATGGAGCCAAGAAGTTTCGATGAGATGCCTCAAGCTATACAATCATTAAGAGAGAGAAAAACTGTAATTCTTAATTTAACCATGATGGATCCTGATCAGGCGCAAAGAGCGGTTGATTTTATTGCTGGGGGGACATATGCAATTGATGGGCATCAAGAGAGAGTGGGTGAAAGTATTTTTCTTTTTGCTCCAAGTTGTGTAAATGTAACTAGTTCTTCTCCAGAAGAAGCTTCTCCTTCTAATGTGTCTACGAATAATACATCACAATATAGTTTGGAAAAAAACACTGCTCCTGAACCAGCATGGGGTAATTCTAAATTAAGTGCTTATTCATGA
- a CDS encoding AMP-binding protein, producing the protein MGDLAYWPSAKPLSQKDKFSKNRDFIDKLNHIDQIWENLKFKCGNTLAVCDLRGKYKEKFSYSELADLITKVSFSFKNYGLVKGDVVTVISENSPRWLVSDQGLMRLGAINAVRGINSPSVELDYIIDHSNSVGLIVQSKEIWLKLNNREELKKRLKFIVNLEDEQFESLISWNQFISAGEKENSKNNIIEKFNPKIDDVATILYTSGTTGKPKGVPLTHANFLHQIINLAYIADPEPGTSVLSVLPIWHSYERSAEYFFFSCGCSQYYTIPKFLKDDITQIKPVVMATVPRLWEAIHDGFFQALKKMPSKKQKLIKFLISNSSVFKRSLRKIRNLDINQITFKSKIPLMGSVIGRYPLHKLSTIFLWPNILRQLCGEKLKFPINGGGALPEHVDLFFESLGVDVLVGYGLTETSPVLTCRRRELNVRGSSGQPLAFTEIKIVNDDKKKILKFREVGKILVKGPQVMKGYLNNELATKDVLSKDGWFDTGDLGFLIPNGSLFITGRAKDTIVLSSGENIEPNPLETEILSSEFINQIQLVGQDKKCLTALVVPNVELVKNKFLEEDLSELNLNKNIGTFFKSQINNLLKSRLGARSEEQILDCYFVDAFTLENGLLTQTLKQKRKEIEKKYSLQIENMYENKFSKKI; encoded by the coding sequence ATGGGTGATTTAGCGTATTGGCCTTCAGCCAAACCTCTTTCTCAAAAAGATAAATTTTCTAAAAATAGAGATTTTATTGATAAGCTTAATCATATAGATCAAATTTGGGAAAATTTAAAATTTAAATGTGGTAATACTTTAGCTGTTTGCGATTTAAGAGGGAAATACAAAGAAAAATTTTCTTATTCTGAGCTGGCTGATTTAATAACAAAAGTCTCTTTTTCTTTTAAAAATTATGGCTTAGTAAAAGGGGATGTAGTCACTGTAATATCTGAAAATTCTCCAAGATGGCTAGTATCAGATCAAGGCTTAATGCGTTTAGGAGCAATAAATGCAGTTAGAGGTATTAATTCTCCTTCCGTAGAATTAGACTATATTATTGATCATTCTAATTCAGTAGGACTAATAGTTCAATCTAAGGAAATTTGGCTAAAATTAAACAATAGGGAAGAATTAAAAAAAAGATTAAAATTTATAGTTAATTTAGAAGATGAACAATTTGAAAGTTTAATAAGTTGGAATCAATTTATAAGTGCAGGAGAAAAAGAAAATTCAAAAAATAATATTATTGAAAAATTTAATCCAAAAATTGATGATGTTGCTACCATTCTTTATACCTCAGGTACAACAGGAAAACCTAAAGGTGTCCCCTTGACTCATGCAAATTTTTTACATCAAATAATTAATTTGGCTTATATCGCTGATCCAGAACCTGGGACCTCTGTATTAAGCGTATTGCCTATCTGGCATTCTTATGAGAGGAGTGCTGAATACTTCTTTTTTTCATGTGGTTGCTCACAATACTATACAATCCCAAAATTTCTGAAAGATGATATTACACAAATAAAACCTGTTGTCATGGCCACTGTCCCAAGACTATGGGAGGCAATACATGATGGTTTTTTTCAGGCTTTAAAAAAAATGCCTTCCAAGAAGCAAAAACTTATTAAGTTTTTGATAAGTAATAGTTCAGTTTTTAAAAGAAGTCTAAGAAAGATAAGAAATTTAGATATCAATCAAATAACTTTTAAATCAAAAATTCCCTTAATGGGTTCTGTTATTGGTCGATATCCTTTACATAAATTGTCTACTATTTTTTTATGGCCGAATATTCTTAGACAACTATGCGGAGAAAAACTGAAATTTCCTATTAACGGCGGAGGTGCATTGCCAGAACATGTGGATCTTTTTTTTGAATCTTTAGGTGTAGACGTTTTGGTGGGATATGGCCTGACAGAAACTAGTCCAGTATTGACTTGTAGGAGAAGAGAATTAAATGTTAGAGGATCATCCGGTCAGCCTCTAGCATTTACTGAAATCAAAATAGTAAATGATGATAAAAAAAAGATTCTGAAGTTCAGAGAAGTCGGAAAAATTCTCGTTAAGGGACCACAAGTAATGAAAGGTTATCTTAATAATGAATTAGCTACAAAAGATGTTTTATCCAAGGATGGTTGGTTTGATACTGGTGATTTAGGTTTCCTAATACCTAATGGCTCTCTTTTTATAACAGGAAGAGCCAAGGATACAATAGTGCTTTCAAGTGGTGAAAATATAGAACCGAATCCGCTTGAGACCGAAATCCTTAGTTCTGAATTTATTAATCAGATTCAACTAGTAGGACAAGACAAGAAATGTTTAACAGCCCTTGTAGTGCCTAATGTCGAATTGGTTAAAAACAAGTTTTTGGAAGAAGACCTTTCGGAATTAAACCTGAATAAAAATATTGGTACATTTTTTAAATCACAAATTAATAATTTGCTTAAAAGTCGATTAGGAGCAAGATCAGAAGAACAAATATTAGATTGTTATTTTGTTGATGCCTTTACTTTAGAAAATGGTTTGTTAACACAAACTCTTAAACAAAAAAGAAAAGAAATAGAAAAAAAGTATTCATTACAAATAGAAAATATGTATGAAAACAAATTTAGTAAGAAAATTTGA
- a CDS encoding 2-deoxyribose-5-phosphate aldolase, translating into MSNIEYELNEKIHAIIINPYLTWEDFCTNCDLIKNYNIKNISTSLNYLDHFKNRLSNYSANINALISYPLADLPVSFIEELVIFAKDKGANGIEYIPNFINLSKRNLETFAAEIDQVKLSGLPVSIIINKSKLQEEVLYNAIEICLELGIKNFQFGDGFGPPITLNDVAEILKITGSQNKIKVVGGVKKLKQVIDLFDNGISSVGTSNFYEIFQEVKVI; encoded by the coding sequence ATGTCAAATATTGAATATGAATTAAACGAGAAAATTCATGCAATTATCATTAACCCCTATCTAACTTGGGAGGATTTCTGCACGAATTGCGATTTAATAAAAAATTATAATATCAAGAATATTTCTACTTCATTGAATTATTTAGATCATTTTAAAAATCGTTTAAGCAATTACAGCGCAAACATAAATGCACTAATTTCTTACCCTTTAGCAGATTTACCAGTTTCCTTTATTGAAGAATTAGTTATTTTTGCAAAAGATAAAGGTGCAAACGGAATTGAATATATCCCAAACTTTATTAATTTATCTAAGAGAAATTTAGAAACTTTTGCCGCTGAAATTGATCAAGTTAAGTTATCTGGATTACCAGTTTCAATAATCATAAATAAATCAAAACTTCAAGAAGAAGTTTTGTATAATGCTATAGAAATATGTTTGGAATTAGGAATAAAAAATTTTCAATTCGGAGATGGGTTTGGGCCTCCTATTACATTGAATGATGTGGCTGAAATACTAAAAATAACAGGCTCCCAAAATAAAATTAAAGTAGTAGGTGGCGTAAAAAAATTGAAACAAGTTATTGATTTGTTTGATAATGGTATTAGTAGCGTGGGAACTTCTAATTTTTATGAAATTTTTCAAGAAGTAAAAGTTATTTAA